Proteins encoded by one window of Thunnus thynnus chromosome 3, fThuThy2.1, whole genome shotgun sequence:
- the mchr1a gene encoding melanin-concentrating hormone receptor 1, with protein sequence MDFFNDSNFSLGDTNSTTTAVDGALHCSAILPVIYGIICFLGIMGNCIVIYTIMKKTKCRAKQTVPDIFVLNLSIVDLLFLFGMPFLIHQLLGNGTWHFGAAMCTVITALDSNSQIVSTYILTAMTLDRYLATVHPIRFNYIRTPCVAVLVIGLVWGLSLLTIIPVWMYAGLMPLPDGLVACALLLPNPVTDTYWFTLYQFFLAFAIPLAIICLVFFKILQHMSTSVAPLPPRSLRVRTRKVTRMAVAICLAFFICWAPYYILQLVHLGVQKPSLAFSYAYNIAISMGYANSCINPFLYIILSETFKRLFLRAVHPVNRKFRVNPSTTDGGSVSVRMVPDGAQQEPVSREMIPSNVTPQ encoded by the exons ATGGATTTCTTTAACGATTCTAATTTTTCTCTAGGAGACACTAATTCAACAACAACAG CTGTAGACGGGGCCCTTCATTGCAGTGCCATCCTCCCTGTCATCTATGGCATCATCTGCTTTCTGGGTATCATGGGGAACTGCATTGTCATCTACACCATCATGAAGAAGACCAAGTGTCGTGCCAAACAAACTGTTCCAGACATCTTTGTCTTAAATTTGTCAATTGTTGATCTCCTATTTCTCTTTGGGATGCCATTCCTAATCCACCAGTTGCTGGGCAACGGTACCTGGCACTTTGGAGCTGCTATGTGTACGGTCATCACTGCGCTTGACTCCAATAGCCAGATTGTCAGTACTTACATCCTCACTGCAATGACTCTCGACCGTTACTTGGCTACAGTCCATCCCATCCGCTTCAACTACATCCGCACACCCTGTGTGGCTGTGCTGGTCATTGGCCTGGTGTGGGGTCTGTCCCTGCTCACCATCATCCCCGTGTGGATGTATGCAGGCCTGATGCCGCTCCCAGATGGTCTGGTGGCCTGTGCGCTACTGCTGCCCAACCCAGTGACTGACACATACTGGTTTACACTTTATCAGTTCTTCTTGGCCTTTGCTATACCTTTAGCCATCATCTGCCTGGTGTTCTTCAAGATCCTCCAGCACATGTCCACCAGCGTGGCACCATTGCCTCCACGGAGTTTGAGGGTACGTACCAGGAAGGTGACCCGAATGGCAGTAGCCATCTGCCTGGCTTTCTTCATCTGCTGGGCCCCTTACTACATCCTCCAGCTGGTCCATCTGGGGGTGCAGAAGCCAAGCCTTGCTTTCTCCTATGCCTACAACATAGCCATTAGCATGGGCTATGCTAACAGCTGCATCAATCCATTCCTTTACATTATCCTCAGTGAGACTTTCAAGAGGCTCTTTCTCAGAGCAGTACACCCAGTTAATAGAAAGTTTCGTGTGAATCCGAGCACCACAGATGGTGGAAGTGTTAGTGTGAGAATGGTGCCTGACGGGGCTCAGCAGGAGCCAGTCTCTCGTGAGATGATACCATCCAATGTGACCCCACAGTGA